A window of the Listeria swaminathanii genome harbors these coding sequences:
- the tyrS gene encoding tyrosine--tRNA ligase produces MNIIDELEWRGAIYQQTDEEGLRKWVEEKQISLYCGIDPSGDSMHIGHLIPFMILRRFQNAGHRPIILVGGATGTIGDPSGKKEERQLQSMEQISKNVESLRVQLGKIFDFEGDSAASMVNNYDWTKDVSILDFLRDYGKEFNVNTMLSKDIVASRLEVGISFTEFAYQILQAMDFNHLYEFNDCRLQIGGSDQWGNITAGLDLIRKKQGENAKAFGLTIPLLTKADGTKFGKSEGGAIWLNPEKTTPYEFYQFWINTDDRDVVKYLKYFTFLTEAEIAELAKQVETEPHLRAAQKTLAAEMTKFVHSEEALEQALKISKALFSGDVKALTADEIEQGFKDVPTFVAEEAEVNLVDWLVTLGIEPSKRQAREDVGNGAIYINGERQQNLEKIMDASDRIENKFTIVRRGKKKYFLVSYK; encoded by the coding sequence ATGAATATTATTGATGAGTTAGAGTGGCGCGGAGCCATTTACCAACAAACAGATGAAGAAGGTTTACGTAAATGGGTGGAAGAAAAACAAATTTCTTTATACTGCGGGATTGATCCATCGGGAGATTCGATGCATATTGGTCATTTAATTCCGTTTATGATTTTACGTCGTTTCCAAAATGCTGGGCACCGTCCAATTATTTTAGTTGGTGGAGCGACAGGCACAATTGGGGACCCTAGTGGTAAAAAAGAAGAGCGTCAACTACAATCAATGGAGCAAATTAGTAAAAACGTAGAAAGTTTACGCGTACAGCTTGGGAAGATTTTTGATTTTGAAGGTGATTCCGCAGCGAGCATGGTAAACAACTATGACTGGACGAAAGATGTAAGTATTCTTGATTTCTTACGTGATTACGGAAAAGAATTCAATGTAAACACGATGCTTTCTAAAGATATCGTTGCTAGTCGTTTAGAAGTAGGGATTTCCTTTACGGAGTTTGCTTACCAAATTTTACAAGCGATGGACTTTAATCACTTATATGAATTTAATGATTGTCGTCTGCAAATTGGTGGTAGTGATCAGTGGGGGAATATTACAGCTGGGCTAGACTTAATTCGTAAAAAACAAGGCGAAAATGCGAAGGCGTTCGGTTTAACGATTCCACTTTTAACAAAAGCGGATGGAACGAAATTTGGTAAATCAGAGGGTGGCGCGATTTGGTTAAACCCTGAAAAAACGACGCCGTATGAGTTTTACCAATTTTGGATTAACACCGATGATCGTGATGTCGTGAAATACTTGAAATACTTTACGTTCTTAACAGAAGCGGAAATTGCTGAATTAGCGAAACAAGTGGAAACAGAACCTCATTTGCGAGCAGCTCAAAAAACATTAGCTGCAGAAATGACCAAATTTGTGCATAGTGAAGAAGCTTTAGAGCAAGCACTCAAAATTTCAAAAGCATTATTTAGTGGGGATGTAAAAGCACTTACTGCGGATGAAATCGAACAAGGCTTCAAAGATGTTCCGACTTTTGTAGCAGAGGAAGCGGAAGTTAACTTAGTGGATTGGTTAGTAACTCTTGGAATTGAGCCTTCGAAACGTCAAGCGCGGGAAGACGTGGGCAATGGAGCTATCTACATTAACGGTGAACGTCAACAAAATCTAGAAAAAATCATGGATGCAAGTGATCGGATTGAAAATAAATTTACGATTGTAAGACGCGGGAAGAAAAAATATTTCTTAGTTTCTTATAAATAA
- a CDS encoding M29 family aminopeptidase T, producing the protein MRDARIEKLAHNLINYSVKLGAGEKVLIENFGVQKELVMALVEEAYKAGGFPFVSLKEPQIDRAMMLGANSEQYAKIAEFEGNVMKEMDAYIGLRAGDNINETSDVPADKLKINGETVGKMHSDIRVKQTKWVVLRYPSSSMAQLAKMSTAGFEDFYFDVCNLDYGKMSDAMDGLVELMNKTDKVHLVGPGTDLTFSIKDIPAIKCAGEMNIPDGEVFTAPVRDSINGTLTYNTPSPYQGFTFENVSFTFKDGKIVEATANDTARINKVLDTDEGARFVGEFAIGVNPFIHEPMQDILFDEKIEGSFHFTPGQCYDEAFNGNQSAIHWDLVNIQRADYGGGEIYFDDVLIRKDGIFVLPELAPLNPENLV; encoded by the coding sequence ATGAGAGATGCAAGAATCGAAAAATTAGCGCATAATTTAATCAACTATTCCGTCAAACTTGGCGCTGGAGAAAAAGTACTAATCGAAAACTTCGGTGTTCAAAAAGAACTAGTGATGGCTTTAGTGGAAGAAGCATACAAAGCTGGCGGTTTCCCGTTCGTTTCTTTAAAAGAGCCACAAATCGACCGTGCGATGATGCTCGGCGCTAACAGTGAACAATACGCGAAAATTGCTGAATTTGAAGGCAATGTAATGAAAGAAATGGATGCTTACATAGGTTTACGTGCTGGCGATAACATCAACGAAACATCTGATGTACCAGCCGATAAATTGAAAATCAACGGCGAAACAGTTGGTAAAATGCACTCAGATATTCGTGTCAAACAAACAAAATGGGTTGTTCTCCGTTACCCAAGCTCATCCATGGCACAACTTGCTAAAATGAGCACTGCTGGTTTTGAAGATTTCTATTTTGATGTATGTAACTTAGATTACGGAAAAATGAGCGACGCAATGGACGGCTTAGTAGAACTTATGAATAAAACAGATAAAGTACACTTAGTTGGACCAGGAACAGATTTAACATTTAGTATTAAAGATATTCCAGCGATTAAATGTGCTGGTGAAATGAATATCCCGGACGGCGAAGTATTTACTGCTCCAGTTCGTGATTCCATTAACGGAACACTTACGTATAACACGCCTTCTCCTTACCAAGGCTTTACGTTTGAAAATGTATCTTTCACCTTTAAAGATGGAAAAATTGTGGAAGCGACTGCTAACGATACAGCACGCATCAATAAAGTTTTAGATACAGATGAAGGTGCGCGCTTTGTTGGTGAATTCGCAATTGGTGTGAACCCGTTCATCCACGAACCAATGCAAGATATTCTGTTTGATGAAAAAATCGAAGGAAGTTTCCACTTTACACCTGGTCAATGTTATGACGAAGCATTTAATGGTAATCAGTCAGCGATTCACTGGGATCTTGTTAATATTCAACGTGCCGATTACGGTGGAGGCGAAATCTACTTTGACGATGTTCTAATTCGCAAAGATGGTATTTTCGTTCTTCCTGAATTAGCACCACTTAATCCAGAAAACTTAGTATAA
- a CDS encoding bifunctional 3-deoxy-7-phosphoheptulonate synthase/chorismate mutase codes for MVNTNLEELRTQVDQLNIDLLELISKRANLVQEIGKIKGTQGSLRFDPLREREMLNTILAANEGPFEDSTVQKLFKEIFKAGLELQEDDHSKALLVSRKNKKEDTIVTVKGLPIGNGEPVFVFGPCSVESYEQVAAVAESIKAKGLKLIRGGAFKPRTSPYDFQGLGLEGLKILKRVSDEYGLGVISEIVTPADIEVALDYVDVIQIGARNMQNFELLKAAGRVDKPILLKRGLSATIEEFIGAAEYIMSQGNGKIILCERGIRTYEKATRNTLDISAVPILKKETHLPVMVDVTHSTGRKDLLLPCAKAALAIEADGVMAEVHPDPAVALSDSAQQMDIPEFEEFWNAILASNLVPHKIK; via the coding sequence ATGGTTAATACAAATTTAGAGGAACTTAGAACACAGGTGGATCAATTAAATATTGATTTGCTGGAATTAATTAGCAAACGCGCAAATTTGGTACAAGAAATTGGCAAAATCAAAGGAACACAAGGTTCTCTTCGTTTTGATCCATTGCGTGAAAGAGAAATGCTTAACACGATTCTTGCAGCAAATGAAGGACCTTTTGAAGATAGTACGGTTCAAAAATTATTTAAAGAAATTTTTAAAGCGGGATTAGAACTTCAAGAAGATGATCACTCTAAAGCATTACTCGTTTCTAGAAAAAATAAAAAAGAAGATACGATTGTTACTGTTAAAGGCTTACCAATCGGAAACGGCGAACCAGTATTTGTTTTCGGCCCGTGTTCGGTTGAATCTTACGAACAAGTTGCTGCTGTCGCTGAATCTATTAAAGCAAAAGGCTTAAAACTTATTCGCGGTGGGGCATTTAAACCTCGTACTAGCCCATATGACTTCCAAGGATTAGGTTTAGAAGGACTCAAAATCTTAAAACGTGTTTCTGATGAATACGGTTTAGGCGTTATTAGCGAAATCGTTACACCAGCTGATATTGAAGTAGCACTTGATTATGTCGATGTTATTCAAATTGGTGCAAGAAACATGCAAAACTTCGAATTACTAAAAGCGGCCGGTCGTGTCGACAAACCGATTCTTCTAAAACGTGGCTTATCTGCTACAATTGAAGAATTCATCGGTGCTGCTGAATATATTATGTCACAAGGAAATGGCAAAATTATTCTATGTGAACGTGGTATTCGTACTTACGAAAAAGCTACAAGAAACACATTAGATATTTCTGCTGTTCCAATTTTGAAGAAAGAAACGCATTTACCAGTTATGGTTGACGTAACGCATTCTACTGGTCGAAAAGATCTATTACTTCCATGTGCAAAAGCTGCTTTAGCAATTGAAGCAGACGGCGTTATGGCGGAAGTTCATCCAGATCCAGCTGTTGCCTTATCTGATTCTGCGCAACAAATGGATATTCCTGAATTTGAAGAGTTCTGGAATGCGATTTTAGCAAGTAATTTGGTTCCGCATAAAATTAAATAA
- a CDS encoding GAF domain-containing protein — protein sequence MIEIQKMTGTKEENYALALKQVQAMIAGEPNVIANLSNVSSILNQALSDINWVGFYLLEKETNQLVLGPFQGLPACIRIPLGKGVCGSAAADQKTYLIENVHDFPGHIACDAASNSEIVLPIVKNGQLLGVLDIDSPSFNRFDEVDQLWLEKIRDAITLEIPNEIN from the coding sequence ATGATTGAAATCCAAAAAATGACTGGTACAAAAGAAGAAAATTACGCGCTTGCTTTAAAACAAGTACAAGCGATGATTGCTGGCGAACCGAATGTAATTGCTAATTTGAGCAATGTTTCTTCTATATTAAATCAAGCACTTTCTGATATTAATTGGGTTGGGTTTTATTTACTCGAAAAAGAAACAAATCAATTAGTACTCGGCCCCTTCCAAGGACTTCCTGCCTGCATTCGCATTCCACTTGGTAAAGGTGTATGTGGCTCTGCTGCCGCTGACCAAAAAACTTATCTAATAGAAAACGTTCATGACTTCCCTGGCCATATCGCTTGTGACGCGGCTTCTAATTCAGAAATCGTTCTACCAATCGTGAAAAATGGGCAGTTGCTCGGTGTCCTTGATATCGATAGTCCAAGCTTTAACCGTTTCGATGAAGTAGATCAATTATGGCTAGAAAAAATCCGTGATGCGATTACGCTTGAAATACCTAATGAAATCAATTGA
- a CDS encoding DUF948 domain-containing protein has product MIVILYIAALIAAIALLVIAIYLGKTLKSTSQTMDEVAKSLEKITVEVQGITGQSQKLLDKTNTLLEDVNGKVAKVDPVFDAVGDIGTSLLGLSQSVRELATLATNKVEQNEAKISQAVSISNSILSFREKMKANKAAKEAAKEAAEQSNF; this is encoded by the coding sequence ATGATAGTAATCTTGTATATTGCTGCGCTCATTGCCGCAATTGCGCTTTTAGTTATTGCCATCTATTTGGGAAAAACGTTAAAATCAACGTCCCAAACAATGGATGAGGTAGCTAAGTCGTTAGAAAAAATAACAGTAGAAGTACAAGGGATTACAGGGCAATCACAAAAATTGCTTGATAAGACCAATACACTTCTAGAAGATGTAAATGGCAAAGTAGCGAAAGTGGATCCAGTTTTTGATGCAGTTGGTGACATTGGGACTTCTTTACTAGGATTAAGTCAATCTGTTCGCGAACTAGCAACACTCGCAACAAACAAGGTAGAACAAAATGAAGCGAAGATTTCTCAAGCTGTCTCAATTAGCAATTCAATTCTTTCTTTTAGAGAAAAAATGAAAGCGAATAAAGCAGCGAAAGAAGCCGCAAAAGAAGCGGCAGAACAATCTAATTTCTAA
- a CDS encoding YtxH domain-containing protein, with protein MAEKDGINTKDFLIGGLIGAIVGSAAALLFAPKSGKELREDLNTQVDTIKEKGNQWKDVAYEKGIEISGVAKGTKDKLVDSAGGFVDVVKDKSGKLADTVSKQSKAVKEVVSQNKEENQEAAKKAAEAVKSEVKDAADDVEKAADKAKNEAKKAVDEGKDEAKKIASDAKKEVK; from the coding sequence ATGGCAGAAAAAGATGGTATTAATACAAAAGATTTTCTAATCGGTGGTTTAATTGGTGCAATCGTTGGTTCAGCCGCAGCACTACTATTTGCCCCTAAATCAGGTAAAGAACTACGTGAAGACTTAAATACACAAGTAGATACAATTAAAGAAAAAGGCAACCAATGGAAAGACGTTGCTTATGAAAAAGGTATCGAAATCAGTGGTGTTGCCAAAGGAACTAAAGATAAATTAGTTGATTCCGCTGGTGGATTCGTAGACGTAGTAAAAGATAAATCAGGTAAATTAGCTGATACAGTTTCTAAACAAAGCAAAGCAGTGAAAGAAGTCGTTTCACAAAATAAAGAAGAAAACCAAGAAGCTGCTAAAAAAGCGGCAGAAGCAGTAAAAAGTGAAGTAAAAGACGCTGCAGATGATGTAGAAAAAGCAGCAGACAAAGCGAAAAATGAAGCAAAAAAAGCAGTAGATGAAGGCAAAGACGAAGCGAAAAAAATTGCTTCCGATGCTAAAAAAGAAGTAAAATAA
- the rpsD gene encoding 30S ribosomal protein S4 codes for MARYTGPSWKVSRRLGISLSGTGKELERRPYAPGQHGPTQRKKISEYGLQQAEKQKLRHMYGLTERQFKNTFNKAGKLQGKHGENFMILLEQRLDNIVYRLGLARTRRAARQLVNHGHITVDGKRVDIPSYQVSVGQVISVREKSAKNSAIAESLEVSSFVPEYVTFDAEKLTGSLNRLPERSELAAEINEAFIVEFYSR; via the coding sequence ATGGCTCGTTATACAGGTCCAAGCTGGAAAGTTTCCCGTCGTTTAGGAATTTCACTTTCTGGAACAGGTAAAGAATTAGAGCGTCGTCCGTATGCTCCAGGTCAACACGGCCCAACTCAACGTAAAAAAATCTCAGAATATGGTTTGCAACAAGCTGAAAAGCAAAAATTGCGTCATATGTACGGATTAACTGAACGTCAATTCAAAAACACGTTCAACAAAGCTGGTAAATTACAAGGTAAACATGGTGAGAACTTCATGATCTTACTAGAACAACGCCTTGATAACATCGTTTACCGTCTTGGTCTTGCTCGCACTCGTCGTGCAGCTCGTCAACTAGTAAACCATGGCCACATCACTGTAGATGGCAAACGCGTAGATATCCCTTCTTACCAAGTTTCTGTTGGTCAAGTGATTTCTGTTCGTGAAAAATCTGCTAAAAACTCTGCAATCGCTGAAAGCTTAGAAGTTTCAAGCTTCGTGCCTGAATACGTAACTTTCGATGCAGAAAAACTTACTGGTTCACTTAACCGTCTTCCAGAACGTTCTGAACTTGCTGCTGAAATCAACGAAGCATTTATCGTAGAATTCTACAGCCGTTAA
- a CDS encoding cysteine desulfurase family protein yields MIYFDNSATTKPNAAVLETYTKVASNYFANPSSLHRFGAKSKELLDTSRKQIATMLDALPEEIIFTSGGTEGNNLAIKGIAYSYQNRGKHIITSSIEHPSVRTVMEELEQTGFSVTYLQVDKNGVIKLDALKAALTDETILVSIMGVNNEVGSIQPLQEIGEILARREQTFFHVDFVQGIGKIPLKLDAAAIDLLTFSGHKFHALRGTGVLFKRKNVHLHPEILGGGQEMGYRSGTENLAGSVALAKALRLTLENEPKKPELIAIRDYLLTEIAQMPDMTVHTKQSVAAPHIVCFSAKGHRGEILVHALEKEEIYISTTSACSSKQKLASSTLKAMGVTDEEATGAVRVSLSFENRLSEAKIFIQKLQEIIENLNKVVK; encoded by the coding sequence ATGATTTATTTCGATAATAGTGCGACAACGAAACCGAATGCTGCCGTACTTGAAACATATACAAAAGTAGCAAGTAATTATTTTGCGAACCCTTCTTCGCTTCATCGTTTTGGTGCTAAGTCGAAAGAGCTGCTTGATACTTCAAGGAAACAAATCGCGACAATGCTGGACGCCTTACCAGAAGAAATTATTTTTACATCTGGTGGAACGGAAGGGAATAATTTAGCGATTAAAGGGATTGCCTATAGTTACCAAAATCGTGGGAAACATATTATTACTTCTAGCATCGAACATCCGTCTGTGCGTACTGTAATGGAAGAACTCGAACAAACTGGTTTTTCTGTAACGTATTTGCAAGTAGATAAAAATGGCGTAATTAAGCTAGATGCGTTAAAAGCTGCGCTCACGGATGAAACAATTTTAGTGTCGATTATGGGTGTGAATAATGAAGTCGGAAGTATCCAGCCGCTGCAAGAAATTGGCGAAATTCTCGCGCGCCGTGAACAAACTTTCTTTCATGTCGATTTCGTTCAAGGCATTGGGAAGATTCCGCTCAAGCTCGATGCAGCTGCGATTGATTTACTGACTTTTTCCGGGCATAAATTTCATGCTTTACGCGGAACCGGCGTGCTTTTTAAACGGAAAAATGTACATTTGCATCCGGAAATTCTTGGTGGTGGTCAGGAAATGGGCTATCGTAGTGGAACGGAAAATCTGGCGGGAAGTGTTGCGCTTGCAAAAGCATTAAGACTGACGCTAGAAAATGAGCCGAAAAAACCAGAACTAATCGCGATTCGCGATTATTTACTAACGGAAATTGCTCAAATGCCTGACATGACAGTTCATACGAAACAAAGTGTTGCGGCACCGCATATCGTTTGTTTTTCAGCAAAAGGGCATCGCGGCGAAATCCTTGTCCATGCCTTAGAAAAAGAAGAGATTTACATTTCTACAACGAGTGCTTGTTCATCTAAGCAAAAACTAGCAAGCAGCACATTAAAAGCGATGGGAGTAACGGACGAAGAAGCAACTGGCGCAGTGCGTGTGAGTTTATCTTTTGAAAACCGTTTATCTGAAGCGAAAATTTTTATACAAAAACTGCAAGAAATTATTGAAAATCTAAATAAAGTGGTGAAATAA
- a CDS encoding peroxiredoxin, producing MAERLVGTQAPRFEMEAVMPNQTFGKVSLEKNIEDDKWTVLFFYPMDFTFVCPTEIVAISARSDEFDALNARIIGASTDTIHSHLAWTNTPIKEGGIGKLSYPLAADTNHQVASDYGVLIEEEGVALRGLFIINPKGEIQYEVVHHNNIGREVDEVLRVLQALQTGGLCPINWQPGEKTIV from the coding sequence GTGGCAGAACGTTTAGTAGGCACGCAAGCTCCAAGATTCGAAATGGAAGCTGTTATGCCAAATCAGACTTTTGGTAAAGTAAGTCTAGAAAAAAATATAGAAGACGATAAATGGACAGTGCTCTTTTTCTATCCAATGGACTTTACATTTGTTTGTCCGACAGAAATCGTTGCTATTTCCGCTCGGTCAGATGAATTTGATGCATTAAATGCACGTATTATTGGTGCTTCAACCGATACGATTCATTCGCATCTTGCATGGACCAATACACCAATTAAAGAAGGTGGAATTGGTAAATTATCCTATCCACTTGCTGCTGATACGAATCACCAAGTTGCAAGCGATTACGGTGTTTTAATTGAAGAAGAGGGCGTAGCGTTACGAGGCCTGTTCATTATCAATCCAAAAGGTGAAATTCAATACGAAGTGGTTCACCATAATAATATCGGCCGTGAAGTCGATGAAGTTTTACGAGTTTTACAAGCATTACAAACAGGTGGCCTGTGCCCAATTAACTGGCAACCAGGTGAAAAAACAATTGTTTAA
- the ezrA gene encoding septation ring formation regulator EzrA: MYYMLIGFIIVVIAVIGAGYILKRKHYQRINELEEKKIKLRERPVIDELSKVKKLKLTGQTEALFESWRSSWDEIETRLFPDLEEVLLEAEMNTDRYKFRSATYAENDIEQMLVVIEKQMDQILGGLKELLISEEKNAKESRATKEKFAELRREVLTRGFKLGDTLPYVEAKLTDLSESLNNYDLLTDQGDHLEAREIVIVVQKEMQVIDAQMERIPSLLHETDTILPEEMNKLRAGYEEMVRKGYYLAQMELDKEIARMKNQIDKMKRNVINLDLDEAEQGIEELHNEIELFYDTLEHEAEARHFVKENHSPTSDKLQRQNLVSDALAEQITEVKQTYHVAEDDLAIYLKTSAKLSEAKENFEQLTTLIASGEIAYSAAQDTLKEIDASLITISAEQDNFAEELRSLRKDELEARDDAERMRRAIVTLDRKMERERLPGLPEEYLSLREHMGESIDTLEKRLEEKPLNMKAVSQDWRIAEEDLIHLTEKAEEMMENVRLVEHVIQYANRYRLRNKELADELVQAENHFYNDYQYKKALEIAVTALEKVETGAFKKVEKAYSSQVSVDDIE, from the coding sequence ATGTACTACATGTTAATCGGCTTTATTATCGTAGTAATTGCAGTCATTGGTGCAGGCTACATATTAAAAAGAAAACATTACCAAAGAATAAACGAGTTAGAAGAGAAAAAGATTAAACTCAGAGAGCGGCCGGTTATTGATGAACTTTCAAAAGTGAAAAAATTAAAGCTGACAGGTCAGACAGAGGCGCTTTTTGAATCATGGCGTTCGTCCTGGGATGAAATTGAAACAAGATTATTTCCTGATTTAGAAGAAGTATTATTAGAAGCAGAGATGAACACAGACCGTTATAAATTCCGTTCTGCTACATACGCCGAAAATGATATTGAGCAAATGCTCGTTGTAATTGAAAAACAAATGGATCAAATTCTCGGTGGACTAAAAGAATTACTTATTAGTGAAGAGAAAAATGCCAAAGAAAGCCGCGCGACAAAAGAAAAATTTGCGGAGCTTCGCCGGGAAGTTTTAACTAGAGGATTTAAACTAGGGGATACACTACCTTATGTTGAAGCGAAACTAACGGACCTTTCAGAAAGCTTGAATAACTATGATTTATTAACGGATCAAGGTGATCATTTAGAAGCACGCGAAATCGTTATCGTCGTTCAAAAAGAAATGCAAGTTATCGATGCCCAAATGGAACGAATTCCGTCCTTATTGCATGAAACGGATACCATTTTGCCAGAAGAAATGAATAAACTTCGAGCTGGTTATGAAGAAATGGTGCGAAAAGGTTATTATTTAGCACAAATGGAATTGGATAAAGAAATTGCTCGAATGAAAAATCAAATTGATAAAATGAAACGAAATGTAATTAACCTTGATCTGGATGAAGCTGAACAAGGAATAGAGGAATTACATAATGAAATCGAATTGTTTTATGATACGCTAGAACATGAAGCGGAAGCGCGTCATTTCGTGAAAGAAAATCATAGCCCGACTTCCGATAAGTTGCAACGCCAAAATTTGGTTTCAGATGCACTTGCGGAACAAATTACAGAAGTAAAACAGACGTATCATGTTGCGGAAGATGATTTAGCAATTTATTTGAAAACAAGCGCTAAATTAAGTGAAGCAAAAGAAAACTTCGAGCAACTTACTACGTTAATTGCTAGTGGGGAGATTGCTTACTCGGCTGCCCAAGATACGTTAAAAGAAATTGATGCATCGCTTATTACGATTAGTGCTGAACAAGATAATTTTGCAGAGGAATTACGTTCACTTCGCAAAGATGAATTAGAAGCACGTGATGATGCTGAGCGGATGCGCCGCGCGATTGTCACACTCGATCGCAAAATGGAACGAGAACGTTTGCCAGGTCTTCCAGAAGAGTACTTATCGCTTCGGGAACATATGGGTGAATCTATTGATACGCTGGAGAAACGTTTAGAAGAAAAACCGTTGAATATGAAAGCTGTGAGCCAGGATTGGCGCATTGCGGAAGAAGATTTAATCCATTTAACGGAAAAAGCGGAAGAAATGATGGAAAATGTGCGCCTAGTCGAGCATGTTATCCAATATGCGAATCGTTACCGGTTGCGTAACAAAGAACTGGCAGACGAGCTAGTGCAAGCAGAAAACCATTTCTACAACGATTATCAGTATAAAAAAGCACTTGAAATTGCAGTAACGGCCTTAGAAAAAGTCGAGACGGGTGCTTTTAAAAAAGTAGAAAAAGCTTATAGTTCACAAGTAAGCGTTGATGATATCGAATAA
- the ccpA gene encoding catabolite control protein A: MNVTIYDVAREANVSMATVSRVVNGNPNVKPVTRKKVLDVINQLGYRPNAVARGLASKRTTTVGVIIPDISNVFYAELARGIEDIATMYKYNIILSNSDENEDKELQVLNTLLGKQVDGIIYMGERISAQLQEEFDRSPAPVVLAGAVDMENKLASVNIDYKQATKEAVQRFVANGHKQIAFVSGSLNEPVNREMKLAGYREALEEAGIAYQEDYIIEAKYNYNAGVKVWAELSALAKKPNAVVVADDELAIGILNAALDAGIKVPEELEVMTSNNTKLTLMSRPQLSTIVQPLYDIGAVAMRLLTKLMTSEEVDEKTVILPHSEKLRGTTKEK, from the coding sequence ATGAATGTAACAATTTATGATGTTGCACGTGAAGCGAACGTTTCTATGGCAACGGTATCTCGGGTAGTGAATGGCAATCCGAATGTTAAACCAGTAACACGAAAAAAAGTATTGGATGTTATTAATCAATTAGGTTATCGTCCTAACGCTGTAGCTAGAGGTCTAGCGAGCAAACGTACAACGACGGTTGGCGTAATTATTCCAGATATTTCTAACGTGTTTTATGCAGAGCTTGCACGTGGGATTGAAGATATTGCAACGATGTACAAATACAACATTATCCTTAGCAACTCGGACGAAAATGAGGATAAAGAACTTCAAGTACTAAACACGCTTCTTGGCAAACAAGTGGACGGTATTATTTACATGGGCGAACGTATTTCAGCACAATTACAAGAAGAATTTGACCGTTCTCCTGCACCAGTCGTTTTAGCTGGAGCAGTTGATATGGAAAACAAATTAGCTTCTGTTAATATCGATTACAAACAAGCAACTAAAGAAGCAGTGCAACGTTTTGTAGCAAATGGTCATAAGCAAATCGCATTTGTAAGTGGTTCTCTAAATGAGCCAGTTAACCGCGAAATGAAATTGGCTGGTTATAGAGAAGCGTTAGAAGAAGCTGGCATTGCTTACCAGGAAGATTACATTATCGAAGCAAAATACAACTACAATGCAGGCGTAAAAGTTTGGGCAGAATTAAGTGCCTTAGCTAAAAAACCAAATGCTGTAGTAGTAGCGGATGATGAATTAGCTATTGGTATTTTGAATGCGGCACTGGATGCTGGGATTAAAGTTCCAGAAGAATTAGAAGTGATGACAAGCAATAATACAAAATTAACTTTGATGTCACGTCCGCAACTTTCTACTATCGTGCAACCTTTATATGATATTGGTGCAGTAGCCATGCGCTTGCTGACTAAATTAATGACAAGCGAAGAAGTAGACGAAAAAACAGTAATCTTACCACATAGCGAAAAACTACGTGGAACAACGAAAGAAAAATAA